TAATATTGCAAAAAATTATTTAAAATATCATGTCCTACGGAAGTCAAAATAGACTCAGGATGAAATTGAACCCCGAAAAGAGGATATCTTTTATACTTTATCCCCATAATCTCTTTATCTTCTGTCTCTGCTGTTATTGTAAAAACTGAAGATATTGTGTCAGGCTTAACAATAAGCGAATGGTACCTCGTTGCCTCAAATGGATTGGAAACACCATCAAAGAGATCTTTGCCATTATGATAGATAGATGAGGTTTTGCCATGCATAAGACGTTTTGCACGAATAATCTTAGCACCAAAAACCTCAGCTATAGCCTGGTGCCCCAAACAGACGCCAAGTATAGGAATATGTTTATAAAACTCGAGAACTACATCTTTAGATATCCCGGCATCTCTAGGTCTCCCGGGACCGGGTGATATAACAATATGATCGGGCTTAATTCTCTTTATTTCATCAAGTGAAACCTTATCATTCCTAAATACTTTGACATTTGCTCCTAATTCACCAAAATACTGAACAAGGTTATAAGTGAAAGAATCATAATTATCAATCATTACTATC
This genomic stretch from Candidatus Kaelpia imicola harbors:
- a CDS encoding aminodeoxychorismate/anthranilate synthase component II, producing the protein MVMIDNYDSFTYNLVQYFGELGANVKVFRNDKVSLDEIKRIKPDHIVISPGPGRPRDAGISKDVVLEFYKHIPILGVCLGHQAIAEVFGAKIIRAKRLMHGKTSSIYHNGKDLFDGVSNPFEATRYHSLIVKPDTISSVFTITAETEDKEIMGIKYKRYPLFGVQFHPESILTSVGHDILNNFLQY